A genomic window from Gemmatimonadaceae bacterium includes:
- a CDS encoding Fic family protein, with amino-acid sequence MMGPSSNVRREAQKILEVLSRYPDGLSVGEIADILRREFALTLEPRAVSYRIRQLPAGSVAATGDGKGRRYRLASIASSTSPDAERPSTEFFAEPDAEAVRAMLARPIEQRDWVGYDHDWLYAYVPGETYYLSEELRRHLARIGRSPVAGRPAGTFARDIYERLLIDLSWASSRLEGNTYSRLDTEILLEFGQRAEGKDAAEAQMILNHKAAIELLVAEGPELRVSERLLRGLHAALADNLMRNRAHEGQLRRGEVRIGNSKYYPTAVPQLIAECFARIASTAAAIADPFEQAFFLMVHLPYLQPFNDVNKRTSRLAANIPLVAANLCPLTFVEVSEREYLEAILAVYEFKRVDLLREVFTHAYRQSCDLYLVAQQAVTQPDPIRLRYRDTLRKAITDAVRGGIAPSRGWGQAWATQHDIPEPDRSAFAELLLELLLALNDASATREGLRASEFLAWREKFRAG; translated from the coding sequence ATGATGGGACCGAGCTCGAACGTCCGACGTGAAGCCCAGAAGATCCTTGAGGTGCTCAGCCGATATCCGGACGGGCTCTCCGTCGGCGAGATTGCGGACATCTTGCGGCGCGAGTTCGCGCTCACCCTTGAGCCCCGCGCGGTTTCATACCGGATCCGTCAACTGCCCGCAGGATCCGTCGCGGCGACGGGTGATGGAAAGGGGCGCCGCTACCGGCTCGCGTCCATCGCGTCCTCAACGAGCCCCGACGCCGAGAGGCCTTCTACAGAATTCTTCGCCGAGCCTGATGCCGAGGCCGTCCGCGCGATGCTTGCGCGACCAATCGAGCAACGCGACTGGGTCGGATACGACCACGACTGGCTGTACGCGTATGTGCCGGGTGAGACGTACTACCTGTCCGAGGAGCTCCGCCGGCATCTCGCGCGCATCGGCCGCAGTCCCGTCGCCGGGAGGCCGGCGGGAACGTTCGCCCGCGACATCTACGAGCGGCTGCTCATCGACCTCTCCTGGGCATCCAGCAGACTGGAAGGCAACACCTATTCCAGGCTCGACACCGAGATCCTCCTGGAGTTCGGACAACGGGCGGAGGGCAAGGATGCGGCTGAGGCGCAGATGATCCTGAATCACAAAGCGGCGATAGAACTCTTGGTCGCCGAGGGACCGGAGCTGCGCGTCAGCGAGCGACTGCTGCGCGGGCTCCACGCGGCACTCGCCGACAACCTGATGCGAAACCGGGCGCACGAAGGGCAACTGCGGCGGGGCGAGGTGCGGATCGGCAACTCCAAGTACTATCCGACCGCAGTCCCGCAACTCATCGCCGAATGCTTCGCGCGCATCGCGAGCACGGCGGCCGCGATTGCAGATCCCTTTGAGCAGGCATTCTTCCTGATGGTGCACCTGCCGTACCTGCAGCCTTTTAACGACGTCAACAAGCGGACATCCCGGCTCGCGGCCAACATTCCGCTGGTTGCCGCGAACCTCTGCCCGCTCACGTTCGTGGAAGTGTCGGAGCGCGAGTACCTCGAGGCGATCCTTGCGGTCTACGAGTTCAAGCGTGTCGACCTGCTGCGCGAGGTGTTCACGCACGCGTATCGACAGTCCTGCGACCTGTACTTGGTCGCTCAACAAGCGGTCACGCAGCCCGATCCAATTCGTCTTCGATACCGTGATACGCTCCGCAAGGCCATCACTGACGCCGTGCGCGGCGGCATCGCGCCGTCCAGAGGCTGGGGACAGGCGTGGGCGACGCAGCACGACATTCCGGAGCCCGACCGCAGCGCCTTCGCGGAGCTGTTGCTCGAGTTGCTGCTCGCGCTGAATGACGCCTCCGCAACGCGCGAAGGGCTCCGGGCAAGCGAGTTCTTGGCCTGGCGCGAGAAGTTCCGTGCGGGGTGA
- a CDS encoding energy transducer TonB, whose amino-acid sequence MLTNLIASRPARHHNANSTALSFALHVGVIAAMVVASAPSEVFAPADGNSRIVPLTAPVTPRPAAPQPQRTAPPRANTSPATAPAVPAVDVPPVTAPTEIPTGIAVDVAPAVDLPAGDGGLGAPDLGAGESVGSGDGVPGAESVDVPARLLQSSPLPRYPEFLRQSRVEGGVRVRFVVNADGRANLASLVILESTHPAFSESVRAILPRLRFTPARVGRARVRQVVEIPFGFELQR is encoded by the coding sequence ATGCTGACGAACCTGATCGCCTCACGTCCGGCTCGGCACCACAACGCCAACAGTACGGCCCTGAGCTTTGCGCTCCACGTCGGCGTGATCGCGGCGATGGTCGTGGCCTCGGCGCCGTCCGAAGTCTTCGCCCCGGCGGATGGCAACTCGCGCATCGTGCCGCTCACCGCACCCGTCACGCCGCGGCCGGCGGCGCCGCAGCCGCAACGGACCGCGCCGCCGCGCGCGAACACGTCACCGGCGACCGCACCCGCCGTCCCGGCCGTGGATGTGCCGCCGGTGACCGCACCGACCGAGATCCCGACCGGCATCGCGGTGGACGTCGCGCCTGCCGTCGACCTCCCCGCCGGAGACGGCGGGCTCGGCGCGCCAGACCTCGGTGCGGGTGAGTCGGTCGGAAGCGGCGACGGCGTTCCCGGCGCGGAGTCGGTGGACGTACCGGCACGCCTGCTCCAGAGCTCGCCGCTGCCGCGCTATCCGGAGTTCCTGCGGCAGTCGCGCGTCGAGGGCGGCGTGCGCGTGCGCTTCGTCGTGAACGCCGACGGCCGCGCCAACCTTGCCTCGCTCGTAATCCTCGAGAGCACGCACCCCGCGTTCAGCGAGAGCGTGCGCGCGATCCTGCCGCGCCTGCGCTTTACTCCGGCGCGTGTTGGCCGTGCGCGTGTGCGGCAGGTCGTGGAGATTCCGTTCGGCTTTGAGCTGCAGCGCTGA